From Phaeocystidibacter marisrubri, the proteins below share one genomic window:
- the feoB gene encoding ferrous iron transport protein B, translating into MIGGRKALKVALVGNPNTGKSSLFNALTGLNQKVSNYPGITVEKKSGFSKLDQTSIAEITDLPGTYSLHPSSVDEEVVLRTLTEPNNPDRPDAIVAVADATNLKRNLYLFTQILDLGLPTLLVLNMVDQVRRKGIEIDVEKIERDFGVKVVLVNARKGEGIDVLKKEVIKLAPEFRAPVFDVREKAPNYAESARQVLGLDGDYAAWLVATQIEDLNYIDKLKVEEILQLNLRTKVDTKRLRIQETIQRYKIVNDILKEAVTVSPEKDRSWTGRLDRIITHKVYGVIILLFLLFLIFQAIFSWAELPMNLIDIIFSELSIWVKETMEPGALTSLISDGIIPGVAGVVIFLPQIFILFTFITLMEETGYMARVVFLMDKLMRRFGLSGKSVVPLISGTACAIPAIMATRNIESWKERLITIFVTPFTTCSARLPVYTVLIGLVIPSERYFGVNLQGLVLMFMYLLGFGVALGSAWLMSKLIPTRKTSQFILEMPAYRVPLYKNVLLTIWGKGKAFVTNAGKIIIAISIVLWVMASNGPNDHFTDAEQYVRTEYAQVDLSPEEFESKVGSYRLEHSYIGYLGQAIEPGIRPLGYDWKVGIALISSFAAREVFVGTMATIYSVGSEDEKTVMEYMASEKNKTTGGPFFTLAVGMSLLMFYAFAMQCMSTFAIVKKETNSWRWPIFQAVFMTGFAYVVSLITYQIFS; encoded by the coding sequence ATGATCGGAGGTCGCAAGGCCTTGAAAGTAGCGTTGGTCGGCAACCCCAATACAGGGAAGTCGTCACTTTTTAACGCACTTACAGGCCTAAACCAAAAGGTAAGTAACTACCCTGGTATTACGGTTGAGAAGAAATCGGGTTTTTCCAAACTCGATCAAACATCAATTGCAGAAATCACCGACCTGCCCGGTACCTATAGTTTGCATCCTTCGTCGGTTGACGAAGAAGTGGTACTCCGTACACTGACGGAACCCAATAACCCCGATCGTCCAGATGCGATCGTTGCGGTTGCCGATGCAACCAATCTGAAGAGAAATCTCTACCTCTTTACTCAAATACTCGATTTGGGCTTGCCAACTTTGTTGGTGTTGAACATGGTCGATCAAGTTCGCCGTAAGGGAATTGAGATAGATGTTGAAAAGATTGAACGTGACTTTGGTGTCAAGGTCGTTCTAGTCAATGCTCGAAAAGGAGAGGGAATTGATGTTCTCAAGAAAGAGGTCATCAAATTGGCTCCTGAATTTAGAGCTCCTGTATTTGATGTTCGAGAGAAAGCGCCCAATTATGCAGAGAGTGCACGTCAAGTATTGGGCTTGGATGGTGATTACGCCGCATGGTTAGTCGCTACTCAAATAGAAGATCTGAATTATATCGACAAACTGAAAGTTGAAGAAATTCTTCAGTTGAACTTGAGAACGAAGGTTGACACCAAACGTCTTCGTATTCAAGAGACCATTCAGCGATATAAGATTGTTAATGATATCCTAAAGGAGGCAGTTACTGTCTCTCCAGAGAAAGATAGAAGTTGGACCGGACGCTTGGATCGAATCATCACCCACAAGGTCTATGGGGTGATCATCCTCTTGTTTCTGCTTTTCCTCATTTTTCAGGCCATCTTCTCTTGGGCTGAATTGCCCATGAATTTGATCGATATCATTTTTAGTGAATTGAGCATTTGGGTAAAAGAGACCATGGAGCCAGGTGCACTCACATCCTTGATATCAGATGGAATTATTCCAGGAGTGGCCGGAGTGGTCATTTTCCTTCCTCAGATCTTCATCCTCTTTACTTTTATTACCCTTATGGAAGAGACGGGCTATATGGCTCGTGTGGTATTCCTTATGGATAAATTGATGCGTCGATTTGGATTAAGTGGCAAGAGTGTGGTTCCTCTGATCAGTGGTACAGCCTGTGCTATTCCCGCCATCATGGCTACGCGAAACATCGAGAGTTGGAAAGAGCGATTGATCACCATATTCGTTACTCCTTTTACCACCTGTTCAGCTCGACTACCAGTTTACACTGTATTGATTGGCTTAGTCATACCATCTGAGCGGTATTTTGGAGTGAACCTACAAGGTTTGGTTCTAATGTTTATGTACTTACTCGGGTTTGGAGTGGCATTGGGTTCAGCTTGGTTGATGAGCAAACTCATACCTACGAGAAAGACATCTCAGTTCATTTTGGAAATGCCGGCCTATCGCGTTCCATTGTATAAGAATGTTTTGCTGACCATTTGGGGGAAAGGCAAAGCCTTCGTCACTAATGCTGGTAAAATCATCATCGCCATCAGTATCGTATTGTGGGTGATGGCCAGTAACGGTCCGAATGATCACTTTACAGATGCCGAACAATACGTTCGTACTGAATATGCTCAAGTAGATTTATCTCCAGAAGAGTTTGAAAGCAAGGTAGGCAGTTACCGTTTGGAACATTCCTACATCGGTTACCTTGGTCAGGCTATCGAACCGGGCATTCGCCCTTTGGGTTATGATTGGAAAGTGGGCATTGCGCTGATTAGTTCATTTGCCGCGAGAGAAGTCTTTGTTGGAACCATGGCTACCATCTATAGTGTAGGTAGTGAAGATGAAAAGACCGTCATGGAGTACATGGCGTCAGAGAAGAACAAAACCACAGGTGGACCGTTTTTCACCTTAGCGGTGGGAATGTCACTTTTGATGTTCTACGCTTTTGCGATGCAGTGCATGAGTACATTCGCAATTGTGAAGAAGGAAACCAACAGTTGGAGATGGCCAATCTTCCAAGCCGTATTCATGACAGGCTTTGCATATGTTGTATCTTTAATAACCTATCAAATCTTTAGCTGA
- a CDS encoding FeoB-associated Cys-rich membrane protein, protein MGVQEIIVVLIVGWAVWTLVKMAIPKKNSKGCSTGSCGCEVDALKGGK, encoded by the coding sequence ATGGGCGTACAAGAAATCATCGTAGTATTGATTGTTGGCTGGGCGGTATGGACCCTCGTCAAAATGGCTATCCCTAAAAAGAACAGCAAAGGTTGTTCAACCGGCAGCTGCGGTTGCGAAGTGGATGCTCTGAAAGGGGGCAAGTAA
- a CDS encoding SDR family NAD(P)-dependent oxidoreductase, which produces MGKVTLITGASRGIGYALALEMHMRGHHVIALARSEDKLQALKAECNDNRMECAVVDLGQPAQVDQFISALVDRGYTISHMINNAGALVNKPFGEISASELRHVYEVNVFSVFELIQKAMSVFADDIHVVNISSMGGFQGAQKFPGLSAYSSSKAAVASLTECLQEEFGEKGWSFNVLCLGAVQTEMLAEAFPGFKAPVNPSEMSTFIADFTEGAQKFIRGKVLPISSTTP; this is translated from the coding sequence ATGGGCAAAGTAACACTCATAACCGGTGCCAGTAGAGGTATTGGTTACGCTCTTGCATTGGAGATGCACATGCGCGGCCATCATGTAATCGCTTTAGCTCGATCAGAAGATAAGTTGCAAGCGTTAAAAGCGGAATGCAATGACAATCGTATGGAATGTGCCGTTGTAGATTTAGGTCAGCCTGCACAGGTGGATCAATTCATTTCGGCATTGGTAGATAGAGGCTACACTATTTCTCATATGATTAACAATGCAGGAGCATTGGTCAATAAACCCTTTGGTGAAATATCGGCTTCTGAGCTTCGACATGTATATGAAGTGAATGTATTCTCCGTATTCGAATTGATTCAAAAGGCCATGTCGGTATTTGCGGATGACATTCATGTCGTCAACATATCGAGTATGGGGGGATTTCAGGGGGCGCAAAAGTTTCCAGGGTTATCTGCATACAGTTCGAGCAAGGCTGCGGTGGCTTCTTTAACGGAATGCTTACAGGAAGAATTCGGAGAAAAGGGATGGTCCTTTAATGTATTGTGTCTTGGTGCTGTTCAAACCGAGATGCTGGCAGAAGCCTTCCCAGGCTTCAAAGCGCCGGTAAATCCTAGCGAGATGTCCACCTTTATAGCCGACTTTACCGAGGGTGCGCAAAAATTTATCAGAGGTAAAGTGCTGCCAATCAGTAGCACTACGCCGTGA